From a region of the Mobula hypostoma chromosome 6, sMobHyp1.1, whole genome shotgun sequence genome:
- the ube2g2 gene encoding ubiquitin-conjugating enzyme E2 G2 isoform X1, translated as MGDFNFPNIDWQLISSNGLDGAEFVKCIQGGCLSQYVDRPTRGNAILDLVLNNEPGQVTDLSVGEHLGDSDHRTLAFNIIMEKDRIREDRKIFNWGRANYEAIRLELAGVNWDDVFAGKCTKDMWSMFRDLLQNVRDKFVPVRKIKNGRAKEPWVTSEVENLVRWKKAAYMRIRKQGSDGSIEEYRKELKKKLRRARRGHEKALVSRVKENPKVFFNYVKNKRMTGLKIGPIRDKDRKMCLEAVEVSEILNEYFSSVFTKERELEDSEDNMSVVDVLEHVGIKGEEVLELLKYIRMDKSPGPDGILPRLLHEVREEIADSLARIFMSSLSTGMVLEDWREANVVPLFKKGSRDSPGNYRPVSLTSVVGKLLEKILKDRIYGHLENHGLIRDSQHGFVKGRSCLNKPDRVL; from the coding sequence atgggtgactttaacttccctaatattgattggcagctgattagttccaatggtttagacggggcagaatttgttaagtgtatccagggcGGAtgcctgtcacagtatgttgacaggccgactagggggaatgccatactagatctagtattaaataatgaaccaggtcaggtcacagatctctcagtgggtgagcatctgggggacagtgaccaccgcaccctggcctttaacattatcatggaaaaggatagaatcagagaggacaggaaaatttttaattggggaagggcaaattatgaggctataaggctagaacttgcgggtgtgaattgggatgatgtttttgcagggaaatgtactaaggacatgtggtcgatgtttagggatctcttgcagaatgttagggataaatttgtcccggtgaggaagataaagaatggtagggcgaaggaaccatgggtgacaagtgaggtggagaatctagtcaggtggaagaaggcagcatacatgaggattaggaagcaaggatcagatgggtccattgaggaatatagaaaggagcttaagaagaagttgaggagagcaagaagggggcatgagaaggccttggtgagtagggtaaaggaaaaccctaaggtattcttcaattatgtgaagaacaaaaggatgacaggactgaagataggaccgattagagataaagataggaagatgtgcctggaagctgtggaagtgagcgagatcctcaatgaatacttctcttcggtattcaccaaggagagggaacttgaagacagtgaggacaatatgagtgttgttgatgttctggagcatgttggtattaagggagaggaggtgttggagttgttaaaatacattaggatggataagtccccagggcctgatggaatactccccaggctgctccatgaggtgagggaagagattgctgattctctggctaggatctttatgtcctcgttgtccacgggaatggtactggaggattggagggaggcgaatgttgtccccttgttcaaaaaaggtagtagggatagtccgggtaactatagaccagtgagccttacatctgtggtgggaaagctgttggaaaagattctcaaagataggatctatgggcatttagagaatcatggtctgatcagggacagtcagcatggctttgtgaagggcagatcgtgtcttaacaagcctgatagagttctttga